From the Solanum stenotomum isolate F172 chromosome 4, ASM1918654v1, whole genome shotgun sequence genome, one window contains:
- the LOC125861967 gene encoding serine acetyltransferase 5, translated as MPAEEHRNASPAAPHPPTDTAEEAIWLWTQIKAEARRDAEAEPALASYLYSTILSHSSLERSLSFHLGNKLCSSTLLSTLLYDLFLNNFSTDADLRAAASADLLAARYRDPACVSFSHCLLNYKGFLACQAHRVAHKLWTQSRRPLALALQSRISDVFAVDIHPAAKIGKGILFDHATGVVVGETAVIGNNVSILHHVTLGGTGKFGGDRHPKIGDGVLIGAGATILGNINIGEGAKIGAGSVVLIDVPPRTTAVGNPARLVGGKEQPTKHEECPGESMDHTSFISGWSDYII; from the exons ATGCCAGCCGAAGAACACCGTAACGCCTCGCCGGCGGCGCCACATCCACCGACGGACACGGCGGAAGAAGCTATCTGGTTATGGACACAGATCAAAGCAGAAGCTCGGCGGGACGCAGAAGCTGAGCCGGCATTAGCAAGCTATTTGTACTCAACTATACTATCTCACTCTTCGCTTGAACGTTCACTCTCTTTTCATTTGGGGAACAAGCTTTGTTCTTCAACGCTTCTATCTACTCTTCTCTACGATCTGTTCCTCAATAATTTCTCCACTGATGCTGATCTACGCGCCGCCGCATCCGCTGACCTACTCGCCGCTCGCTACCGTGACCCGGCCTGTGTTTCCTTCTCTCATTGTTTGCTTAATTACAAAGGCTTCCTTGCTTGTCAG GCACATCGAGTAGCTCACAAACTTTGGACTCAATCCCGAAGGCCACTTGCACTTGCACTTCAATCCCGAATCTCTGATGTTTTTGCTGTTGACATTCATCCAGCTGCCAAAATCGGAAAAGGCATCCTCTTTGATCATGCAACTGGAGTGGTTGTTGGTGAAACTGCAGTTATTGGAAACAATGTGTCGATTCTTCACCATGTAACCTTAGGAGGAACTGGTAAGTTTGGTGGTGACCGACACCCTAAGATTGGTGATGGAGTGCTCATAGGTGCAGGTGCCACGATATTAGGCAACATAAATATTGGTGAGGGAGCCAAGATTGGGGCTGGATCAGTGGTTCTGATTGACGTGCCACCACGAACAACTGCAGTTGGAAATCCAGCTAGGTTGGTGGGAGGGAAAGAACAGCCAACTAAGCACGAGGAATGTCCCGGAGAGAGTATGGACCATACATCTTTCATATCTGGATGGTCTGATTACATCATATGA